The Calditrichota bacterium genome segment AACACCGTACGCGCCTACTTCGCCAAGGTTCCTACATGGCAAAAGTGGGCGGAGGAGACAATTGCCTACTCTAAGGAACACGCCTGCACGGTGATCATCGTTGACAAGTTCGCGCACACATGCCGGGTCTACCGGGCAGGCAAACCCGTGGCAGAATTCCCGGTGGAGCTGGGCCAAAACTGGATGGGCCACAAGCGACACAGAGGGGACAATGCGACACCCGAGGGGCACTACGTGGTCACCCAGAAAAAGGCAAGGCGGTCCACCATTTACCACAAGGCCCTGGTCATCAACTACCCCAACGAAACAGACCGTCGTCAATTTGAGGCTGACAAACGAAGCGGCCAACTGCCGCCTGGAGCGCAGATCGGCGGGCTCATCGAAATCCACGGCGAGGGTGGCAGGGGCTTTGATTGGACCAACGGCTGCGTGGCCTTGACCAACGCCGATATGGACCGGCTGTATGACATGGTCGACGTGGGTACTAGGGTGACCATCGTCGGCTCTCTGCGCACCTGGGAGTCATGCTTCCGCGGCACAAACTATGTTACTGTTGGCACAAAATGAGTCTGGCGAATTGGCTGTCCACAGAGTATGAGCCTTGTGATGTCGAGCGACCTTGACATGCGCAGCTCCGTGCCGGATGAGGCAACCCCCGCGGTTCGTTTGGCGCCTGCCTCCAAGCCGCATTGGTTCGCCACCTCCGCAGCAGGCATTGCGGTTGGCTTGCTGTTGCTCCTCGCGGCGCCAGCGCTGGAAAGCAATATCGAAAAGGTGGTGGAGTCGGCCCATGCAAGTGCTCCACCCCCGACAGCTTCCGGCGTGGACTCAGCTCGGGAACGGCAGCTGCGGCGCAGCGTCGCAGAACTGCGGCGCCGCTTCAAGCAGCTTACGCCCACAGGGCACTACCTCATCGTAGACACCGCCAACAATCGCATCTTTGTCAAGTCCGGCGACCGCCTGGTGCACGAGGGGATCTGCTCCACCGGCAGCTACGTGATGCTCCGCGCCGGGGACAAACGCACCTGGGTGTTCCAGACGCCCAGAGGGATGTTCAGGGTGCACGCCAAGTTAGAAGCACCGGTGTGGCGGAAGCCCGATTGGGCGTTCATCGAAGAAGGCAGAGAACCACCGCCTCCAACGCACCCGGATAGATTCGAGTTTGGCGTGCTCGGTGAATATGCGCTGGCGTTCGGGGACGGTTACCTCGTGCACGGTACGTTGTACAAGCGTCTGTTAGGGATGCCGGTCACCCACGGCTGCGTCCGCCTCGGTGACGAAGATCTGCGCATCGTCTACCACAAGTTGCAGGAAGGGTCAAGGATTTACGTGTACTGATATGCGCCGCCACGTTCGGAAATCACTCGCGGAAACTGAGCGGCAGAGCGATGCTGTGCGCGAGAGGTCGAGACATCGCTTCTGGACCCGCCTGCTGCTGTTTCTCTTGCCAAGCCTCCTGGTCTTCGGGGGTGCGGTCCTCTGGCCTGTGTTTGTCGATCCCCTCCCTGCGGACTCTGCGGCTGGGCAAGCCTCCGCTGGCGGCAGGACTCCGCTAAAGTTCGAGCTTTCCTTGGCGCCGCTTCTCGTGGAGGAGGCGTTCCTCAAAAATCGCCTCACCATCGCAAAGACCGATTCTGTTGCCCTGAGCATCGATTTGGTCGATAGCCTCTTGACTTTGGACATCAGGGGGGTCCCGGTGCGCGAGTGCAAGATCCAGCGCTATTCGACGAGCGGCGCACTGCACCGCGCCCGGCGTTCGCCTCGCCTCAGCGGGTGGGTGAGCAGGCCGTTTGTCTTGCGCAAAGGTTGGGGGACCATCGTCAAGGCGCCCATCAAGAAGGTGGACGCACCCAAAGACACCGTGGAAGCGGAAAGGCTGGCCAACATGACGCCACCGCCTGACAGCGGCGATGTGGCGTTCATCTTGGAATTCACGCGCCGTTTGACCGTCAAGGTGAGCCAGGCAGAGGAGTTCTCCGGAAAGGGTCACCTGCAGAAGCTCGCGATGCTGGCCAAGCACCGCGTGGCGAGTCTGGCGGAGGGCGTTACCAATTTCCGCCGGCTTCGCCAGCCGGCACCGCCGCTCATCGTGAGCATAGAACTGTCGCGCGCGGACGCCAAAGCCGTCTATCGCGCGCTCCCCCGTCACGCTCTGTTAGCATTTCGCTTCTAAGCCGCCCCTCTCACTCGACGTACCTGCCTATTCAGCTCCTGCGGGCTCCGTCGTCATCCGACTAGCCTGATGCCCCGCTCAACTACCCTCGGGGTGACTATCGGTCGCTGGCGGAGGATTGCTCCGGTCGAGAAACTCGCGCACGTAGGAGGCCAGACGCGTGGCGATGAGGTCCACGAGCTCGTCGGGCACGCCATCGGCGTAGCGCGACTGCATGCGCATGTCACAGAGTTCGTTCACATAGTCGATGACCACGAAGGTCCCTTGCTGATTCAGGGCAATCTCTGTGGAAAAGAAGCGCAGGTGGCAGATGGAGGCGATCTTTTCCACAATGGAGAAGAGCGGGGCCAGCTCGTACCGAGCGATATCTTCGGCAGTGAGCATCTGGTACACGTGCGTTCGGTCGTTCCACCAGGCACACTGGGTCAGTCCGCACACGTAGTAGCCGCGGAACCAGAATTGCTTGCCGTCGCGCTCCATCGGGACGACCTTCTGCTGGAGGAGGTATTTGTCGTGGCGGTGTTCCTGGCGGGCTTCGAGGACGTCTTGCAACGTTTCGGCGCCTTCGACCACGCCGATGCCGCCGCCAGTGGTGTTGGCCGGTTTGATCACGAACGGCCGCCCGAGATGCGCCAGGTCGGCCACGGACAGGCGCACCTCCTCCGTCGAATGAAAGGGCGGCAGGATGATAGTGAAAGGAGTATGGAGCCCGTTGGCGATGAACTCCAGGTGCATGGTGGCTTTGTCTGAGGCCCAGCGCAGCTTCTCGAGCGGCTCGAGCACCTCGCCGCCCTGCTCGGCAACCAGACGCTGCAGGGCGTAGAACTCGTGGGCAGCGTCGCTGGCACGGTCGAAGAGGAAACGGATGCGCACTCTTCCCGCAGCGAGCAGTTCAAGGGTGCCGGCAAGATTGTTCTTCCAGACGATGAGCGTACGCAGCCCCAAGTCCTCCGCGCGTCGCGCCACAAGCCGGACAAAGTCCCAATCGTACTCCCAGTCGAGCGCGAGCGCCAGGTCATAGGTCATTACCGAACCGCTGCCCGCGCTTGGGGGCGGCGATGTTTCGTCAGGAGTTACCATGCTCAAGGTCCCAAAATTCCGTCAACGGTGCGCGAACCCCCTTGCACCAGGCCAATTTGCCAAAATACCACCATTTTGTCAAGCGAAAACTTTTCCCCCGGGCCAACCGGCCAGCTCTCGAAAAATCGGTTGCAAAGCCAGAGGCAATTTGGTATATTCCCACCGCATACGTAAGGAGCAAGGTGGCTCATGCTGATATTGCCCCGGTACATTATCCGCGAACACATCGGCCCTTTTCTCTTTGCCTTTTTTGTCATCACCCTTTTCTTTCTTCTCAACATCCTGTTTCGCGAACTGGGCCGGCTGCTGAGTCGCGGTCTGGAGTTTGCGCTCATTGTGGAGTACCTCACGCTCCACATGGGGTGGATTGTGGCGCTCACTTTGCCGATGGCCGTTCTGCCGGCGGTGCTGATGGCATTTGGCCGCCTGTCCTCCGACAATGAGATTGTCGCCATCAAAGCCAGTGGCATCAGCCTATACCGCATCATCGCGCCAGTGTTGGTGGCGGCTGCTGGCCTCTGCGCCTTCTGCATCTGGTTTGGCAATAGCATCCTGCCCGACATGAACCACCGTGCCCGCCTGCTCACCGCCGATATCGCGCGCAAGCGCCCCACCCTCACCCTCGAGCCAGGCGTCGTGTTTGAGGTGAGTCCTTCGCTGCATCTGAGCGCGCGGGTCATCAAGGAGGCGGAAGGCTATTCCAAGCTCTGGGGCGTCATCGTGGACGACTACAGCGAGCCAGATGTAACCCAGACGGTGTTCGCCGATAGCGGCGAGATTCGCGTTGACAAGACGCACGGCATCCTCACCTTGGACCTCTATCACGGGGCAATTGAGAAGATTGATTACCGCAAGCTGGGCGAATACGTGCACATCTGGTTCCCGCACATGCGTATTACCCCTGAGGTGCCCGGGTTGGTACTCAGCCGCAGCGAATCGGAGTACCGCGGCGACCGGGAGAAGAGCGCTCGGACCATGTTGCGTGAGGTGCGCCAGAAGCGAGAGCTGCTGGCCGCGCAGGAGGCAAGAATCAAGCAGTTGCTGGCGCAGCCACAGACCCAGGCCCTGCAGACGCTGCTGCCCCGCAAGGCCTTGGATAAGCTGCGCGCCCAGGATGTGGATAGGCTACTCCGCCAGTGGGACGCAGCCAAGGCGCAAGGGACGGAGAAGCTGGAGCTCACCCAGATGCAGATCCGCACCTTGAACAACGTGCGGGATGCCCTGCTGAACATGGAGTCGCTGAAGAAGAGCATCAGCAAGCTCATGGTGGAAGTACACAAGAAGTACTCCATCCCCGTGGCCTGTCTGGTCTTTGTGCTCATCGGCACGCCACTGGGGATCATGGCGCATCGCGGCGGGTGGGCAGTTGGAGGTGGCATCAGCCTCTTTTTCTTCCTTCTGTACTGGACGCTCTTGATTGGCGGCGAGGAGCTGGCCGACAGGCGCATCATCAGCCCGTTCTGGGCCATGTGGTCAGCAGACATTCTGGTGGGGGCCGCCGGCGTCTACCTTCTCATCCGCACTGCGCGCGAGACCACGCTCATCGACTTTGGCCGATTGCGCGCGATTGTACGAAAGGGGAGTTCCCCATGAAGCTGCCATTGGCCTTTCTCGCAATCATAGTGGGCTTTACCATCCTCTGCTCGTGTGCGCGTATGGCCTCTCACGCGGGGCTCGCACCGCTGCCCCAGGAGGAGCGCGTACGAGAGCTGGCCCTCCTCGAGCCCTCGGTGGTGAAAATCACCTGCTCAGCCTACTACCGCAACTACATGTACCCGCGCCCGGGAGTGCAGCAGCTCCCGGTCGAGCAGAAACTCACTAGCAGCTCAGTGGCGGGCACCGGCCTGGTGCTGTTGCAAAACAGCCGGGAAATGCTTGTGCTCACTTGCAACCACGTGGTCGAATTCGCCGATACCGTCCGCCACTACTTTCTTGACGATGCTAAGCGTCCCACAAACCACCTGCGGCAGCTGTCCATCAAGTACCGGCAGGACATCTTCGTCTTCCACCGCAGTGGAGAGTGGACGGCAGGCGAACTGGTTGCGGCTGATCGCGAGAACGACATCGCCTTGCTCAAGACCTCGCGCGCCGGCCAACAGATGGCAGAGAGCCCCTTGCCTTTCCCCTTCGGCGACGCCGGAGACCTGAAGCTCGGGCACGAGGTCTACGTGCTTGGCTTCCCCAAAGGGTTCTTCGTGGTAACCAGCGGGCTGGTGAGCCCCTCACGAGGTCGCGGCAGGTTCATGGTGGACATCGCTTTCAACCGGGGCTACTCTGGTGGGGTGGTGGTACATCGCAACGAACGCCAGGGACGCATGGAGTACGTGGGGATGGCCACCTCGGCTGCCTATGACTCGCAGTACCTGCTTGTCCCCCCTACCGACACGACACCACCGACCCCTGAGCCCGACATTCCCTACACGGGCGATGTCTTCGTGGAGGAGCTGAAGCTGATCAATTACGGCATCACTTTTGTCGTCAGCAGCAACACTGTGCGCAATTTCCTGCGGACCAATCTCGACCTGTTGCAGCGCAATGGGTTCGCCGTCGAAACCCTTCTCAAGTGAGGTGAGCTGCAGCCGACGAAAGAGTTGACAGCCATGCGCATTCTTGACCGCTACATCGCCCGCCGCTTCCTGAGCAACCTCACTTTTGCTCTGGTCGCATTTGCCGTCATCTTCATCGTCGTCGACATGGTGGAGAACCTCGACGCCTTCTTGGATCGTCACGTGTCGTGGACGATCGTGGCCAAGTACTATCTTCTGTACCTCCCTTACATCGTGGTCATGAGCCTGCCAGTAGCTGTGCTGCTTGCCAGCCTGTTCTGCATGGGAACGCTGGCCAAGCACAACGAGCTGGTGGCAATGAAGGCCACAGGCACATCCCTCTACCGCATACTCCTGCCGATGATCGTGCTGGGAGTGCTGGTCAGCGTTGCGGACATTTTTGTCGGCGAGGTGGTGTCGCCAGTGGCCAATCGCCGCAAGCGGGAGATTAGGCTGGACTACATCGAGAAGCACGACTTTAACATTCGGCGGCGCATGACCAACCTCATCGTGCGCGATCGTGCGGATCGGCGTGTGCTCATCCGCTACTATGACTCCAAGCAGCAGACCGCCTACCGGGTCAGCATCCAGGAGTACGAGGGCTCCACGGTGAGGCGGCGCCTCGACGCACCCGTCATGCGCTGGACCGGCAGCAACTGGCGCATGGAAAACGGGTACGAGCGCCTCTTCGCCGACGGACAAGAGCAGGCAGTGGCCTTTGCCAGCCTTGACGTCCCAGACCTCGGCGTCACGCATCGGGAGTTGGCACGAGTGCAATTGGAGCCGGAAGAGATGTCCTATGGCGAGCTGCGCGAGTTCATCGAGGAGGTGCGCCGCAACGGCGGCAAACCACATCGTTGGCTGGTGGATCTCTACCTAAAGATCTCCTTCCCCTTCAGCAACCTCATCATTCTCCTCATCGGGGCCTCTCTTGCTTCCAGCAAGCGCCGCAGCGGTGTGGCGGTGAGTTTCGGCTTCAGTCTGGTGATTTGCTTCCTCTACTTCGGCTTGCTGAAGACGGGACAATCCCTGGGCCACGCTGGCACTCTGCCCCCGCTCTTGGCCGCATGGCTGGGCAACCTGGTGTTCCTTGCCGTGGGCATTGTCTTGGTCGCCCGCACGCGGACGTGACAGACGAGACTGCTGGGCAATGGCTCCCGGACTGGTAATGCCCGGCCAGGCCCAGCGCTTCAACTGGGGGATGGGCCCCCTGAAGCAGCGTCCAGCCGGCGTAGCAGCGCCAAGGCAAAGCGCGACGCCAGCTCCGGCACGCGAAAGTCCACGTTCTCCAGCGTATCGGTGGGCCAGTGCCAGTGAGGCAGACCGCCGGCAGCGTCGGTGGCAAGTAAGAGGAGCGTAGAGTAGCCCTTCCGCGCTGGGACAATGGCGTCGGTGTACGCAAGCCGGTACAGCCAAGGAGTGACTTCGCGAAACGCCCCCCGCGCAGCAACTTCACGCGCCATCTCCAGCAGCGGCCCGCGGAATCGACACAGGTCGAGCACCCCTTCGCCCACGCAGTAATGAAGTTGGCCGCTGCCCAGGGAGTCGAAGACCAAGAAATGTGTCTGCGCTGTCGGCAACTCCGCGGCATGGCGTCGCACAAAATCGGCCATGCCCAGGGCGCCAGTCTCCTCGCTCCCGGTGGCCACGAACCACACTTGACAGGTGCGAAGAGGTTCCTCTTTGAGCGCTGTGGCCACGTCCAACAGCACCGCAACGCCGCTGGCGTTGTCGGCTGCTCCCTGCACCAACGGAGCTGCCAACCCCGCATGGAGCAGGACCACGAGGTAGGCGAAAACGTACACTAACCCGGCCACGAGCAGTATGTCGACCAGCCAGCCGCGCACTCCCAACGCCCGCAGCAAGATGAGCAACTCGATGGCCACCAGCACCCCTGTCCCCAAAAGAAAGTTCGCTCGGAAGCTCCGCACCCGCTTAGGGTGCCACATCAACCCGGAGCGAGCCGTGTCATAGTGGGCACTGAGGACGACGCGACACTTCGCATGCGGATTCCCCAGCTTGGCGACCACATTCTGTGACGGCGCGCGGCTGAAAAGCCGGGCCAGCGGCTTGAAGCGCACCGAAAAGTGCCCCCAAAACAGAAGCAACCCAAGAGTGCAGACCAGGAGGCCGACCAGAG includes the following:
- a CDS encoding M28 family peptidase, coding for MRIRRFIAELCAFPHRGSCSAYERRAAEHLLATMRALGLEPWLESFRSLRRMTWELLVIVGSIAVAIVAAHYWPLVGLLVCTLGLLLFWGHFSVRFKPLARLFSRAPSQNVVAKLGNPHAKCRVVLSAHYDTARSGLMWHPKRVRSFRANFLLGTGVLVAIELLILLRALGVRGWLVDILLVAGLVYVFAYLVVLLHAGLAAPLVQGAADNASGVAVLLDVATALKEEPLRTCQVWFVATGSEETGALGMADFVRRHAAELPTAQTHFLVFDSLGSGQLHYCVGEGVLDLCRFRGPLLEMAREVAARGAFREVTPWLYRLAYTDAIVPARKGYSTLLLLATDAAGGLPHWHWPTDTLENVDFRVPELASRFALALLRRLDAASGGPSPS
- a CDS encoding LptF/LptG family permease, which encodes MLILPRYIIREHIGPFLFAFFVITLFFLLNILFRELGRLLSRGLEFALIVEYLTLHMGWIVALTLPMAVLPAVLMAFGRLSSDNEIVAIKASGISLYRIIAPVLVAAAGLCAFCIWFGNSILPDMNHRARLLTADIARKRPTLTLEPGVVFEVSPSLHLSARVIKEAEGYSKLWGVIVDDYSEPDVTQTVFADSGEIRVDKTHGILTLDLYHGAIEKIDYRKLGEYVHIWFPHMRITPEVPGLVLSRSESEYRGDREKSARTMLREVRQKRELLAAQEARIKQLLAQPQTQALQTLLPRKALDKLRAQDVDRLLRQWDAAKAQGTEKLELTQMQIRTLNNVRDALLNMESLKKSISKLMVEVHKKYSIPVACLVFVLIGTPLGIMAHRGGWAVGGGISLFFFLLYWTLLIGGEELADRRIISPFWAMWSADILVGAAGVYLLIRTARETTLIDFGRLRAIVRKGSSP
- a CDS encoding trypsin-like peptidase domain-containing protein, which produces MKLPLAFLAIIVGFTILCSCARMASHAGLAPLPQEERVRELALLEPSVVKITCSAYYRNYMYPRPGVQQLPVEQKLTSSSVAGTGLVLLQNSREMLVLTCNHVVEFADTVRHYFLDDAKRPTNHLRQLSIKYRQDIFVFHRSGEWTAGELVAADRENDIALLKTSRAGQQMAESPLPFPFGDAGDLKLGHEVYVLGFPKGFFVVTSGLVSPSRGRGRFMVDIAFNRGYSGGVVVHRNERQGRMEYVGMATSAAYDSQYLLVPPTDTTPPTPEPDIPYTGDVFVEELKLINYGITFVVSSNTVRNFLRTNLDLLQRNGFAVETLLK
- a CDS encoding L,D-transpeptidase; protein product: MRSSVPDEATPAVRLAPASKPHWFATSAAGIAVGLLLLLAAPALESNIEKVVESAHASAPPPTASGVDSARERQLRRSVAELRRRFKQLTPTGHYLIVDTANNRIFVKSGDRLVHEGICSTGSYVMLRAGDKRTWVFQTPRGMFRVHAKLEAPVWRKPDWAFIEEGREPPPPTHPDRFEFGVLGEYALAFGDGYLVHGTLYKRLLGMPVTHGCVRLGDEDLRIVYHKLQEGSRIYVY
- a CDS encoding L,D-transpeptidase family protein gives rise to the protein NTVRAYFAKVPTWQKWAEETIAYSKEHACTVIIVDKFAHTCRVYRAGKPVAEFPVELGQNWMGHKRHRGDNATPEGHYVVTQKKARRSTIYHKALVINYPNETDRRQFEADKRSGQLPPGAQIGGLIEIHGEGGRGFDWTNGCVALTNADMDRLYDMVDVGTRVTIVGSLRTWESCFRGTNYVTVGTK
- the lptG gene encoding LPS export ABC transporter permease LptG, which codes for MRILDRYIARRFLSNLTFALVAFAVIFIVVDMVENLDAFLDRHVSWTIVAKYYLLYLPYIVVMSLPVAVLLASLFCMGTLAKHNELVAMKATGTSLYRILLPMIVLGVLVSVADIFVGEVVSPVANRRKREIRLDYIEKHDFNIRRRMTNLIVRDRADRRVLIRYYDSKQQTAYRVSIQEYEGSTVRRRLDAPVMRWTGSNWRMENGYERLFADGQEQAVAFASLDVPDLGVTHRELARVQLEPEEMSYGELREFIEEVRRNGGKPHRWLVDLYLKISFPFSNLIILLIGASLASSKRRSGVAVSFGFSLVICFLYFGLLKTGQSLGHAGTLPPLLAAWLGNLVFLAVGIVLVARTRT